A window of Rhododendron vialii isolate Sample 1 chromosome 11a, ASM3025357v1 contains these coding sequences:
- the LOC131307213 gene encoding protein FAR1-RELATED SEQUENCE 5-like, which translates to MEEPFEINDFEADEGLKAPPSGIFFETIEEARKYYEEYGRQNGFWIRTRTSCKGRSRSNEVTSMLFVCAKEGKYVAKIENDGVMEENDENEETDEDGKGIPRKRARSCSTVKCGCKAHLLIKYDKWSSKWKVTVFTDDRNHPLVTPSKRMRMKSNRHMPKAVKNLTEAFHKENLGISKVTSIFGGEHIGFDNRDCYNHLRNVRHRELDGGDAQSVLIYFRNRQAQNPQFFYAIQCDDNGRAVNFFWVDSRSRMAYHYFGDVVTFDTTYRTNNLSSHSRCLVHVVFDCDTVIQDDGARCQHGCDIGF; encoded by the coding sequence ATGGAAgaaccttttgaaataaatgatTTTGAAGCAGATGAAGGGTTAAAAGCACCACCaagtgggattttttttgagaCAATTGAAGAAGCACGTAAGTATTATGAAGAATATGGTAGACAAAATGGTTTTTGGATTCGTACTCGGACTTCATGCAAAGGACGAAGCCGGTCGAATGAAGTGACTAGTATGCTATTTGTATGCGCAAAAGAAGGAAAGTATGTTGCGAAGATTGAAAACGATGGTGTTATGGAGGAGAATGATGAGAATGAGGAGACAGATGAAGATGGAAAAGGGATACCGAGGAAAAGAGCTAGAAGTTGTTCAACTGTTAAATGTGGATGTAAGGCTCATTTGTTGATTAAATATGACAAATGGAGTAGCAAATGGAAAGTAACAGTTTTCACCGATGATCGCAATCATCCATTAGTTACTCCATCTAAGAGAATGAGAATGAAGTCCAATCGACACATGCCCAAAGCAGTTAAGAATTTGACCGAAGCTTTTCATAAAGAAAATTTGGGAATTTCTAAAGTTACTTCTATTTTTGGTGGCGAACACATTGGGTTTGATAATAGAGATTGCTATAATCACTTGAGGAATGTGAGGCATAGAGAGCTAGATGGCGGGGATGCACAATCTGTTCTCATCTACTTTAGGAACAGACAAGCACAGAATCCACAATTTTTTTATGCAATTCAATGCGATGATAATGGGAGggcggtcaattttttttgggtggactCGCGATCTCGCATGGCGTACCATTACTTTGGAGATGTGGTCACATTTGACACAACCTATCGAACAAACAACCTATCGAGTCATTCAAGATGCTTAGTACATGTGGTTTTTGATTGTGATACCGTCATTCAAGATGATGGTGCTAGGTGCCAACATGGTTGCGATATAGGTTTTTGA